The Triticum aestivum cultivar Chinese Spring chromosome 4B, IWGSC CS RefSeq v2.1, whole genome shotgun sequence sequence GATCGCACTCGCCTGCGATCTCCTCGTCGCTGGCCGCTCCGCCAAGTTCCTCGACACCCACGCCAAGTGAGCTACCTCTCCTCACACGCTTCTTCATCTCATTTCTGCACGGAAGTAAATCCAACTTGGCTGGTCCTCAATCTGTTCAGTTTCTCAGTAGACGGTAATTAAAACTTCGTACTACTAGTTGAGCTGGAAAATCTCACTCGAACTCAATATATCCATGCTAGTGAAATTCTTGTGTGGGCAGAGCAAATGAAACACAAGATTTGCTGCAAATATTTTGTACTCCTGCAATTCAGTATGGGGAAATTTTATACATTCGAGTTGCTAGTGTTCAACACATATGTTTGTACTACCTGAAATTGGGCGTGTCTGCACTGTCCTACAACTTACAAACCCTGCTCATGCCATTGCCGTTTCATCTGTGCGCTTTGCTTGTTGTCTTCTAATCAGCCTTTGTCCAATCTGATGTAGGTTTGGGATATTTCCTTCTTGGGGTCTTTCACAGAAGCTCTCTCGTCTCATCGGGCCAAACAGAGCACGACAAGTGTCACTTGCTTGCATGCCTGTCACTGCTGAAATGGCTGAGAAGTGGGGGCTTGCTAACCACATTGTGGAAGATAGTCAGGTGCTGAGTAAGGCCATAGAGGTCGCCGAGGCCATTGTGAAGAATAACCGCAACTTGGTGGTGCTATACAAGTCAGTTATAAATGATGGGCTTCAGCTGGACATGAAACATGCCCGAGCTCTTGAAAAGGTGCGAATTTATGAAGTGCATGACACAATTACGTATCCATGGCTTAACTTACAGCCAATATTTGTTGTTTTGATTCTCTATGGTGCTCAAATTATGAAACTCTGAGGTGATCTTGTGAATGTTAGCAACAGTGTGTTAATGAAAAACCAGGCAGAATTAGATTGATTTGGTACACTAGAAATTTGACAGAATATCCATAAAACTGCTTTACAGTCTTAAATCCTCTTTGGTATCAACGGCCATGCATTCTAGTTAATTTGTGTTCCTGATTTTGGTAGCCCTTGTTGGGATTTGAAACAGggaaaaagaaaatgaaatttATTTGTTGCTATTTATGTATTCAGCTATTGCACCCTTGTTGCCATTCTTGCAGTAGAATGATATTTTATCAATCTTCTCTGGAAACCATTGTAATACATCTTTTGAACAGATAACAGACTTTAAGGTTAACCTACTACCTCCCATAATAATGATATGATTCACAAAGGACACTAGAAGTCTTCGGTCAATAGCAGGGATGCAGGCGGGCGTCCCGCATATCCCGCATAAGTAGGAAAATAGTGCAAGCTAAGCTAAATCCGGGTGAGGAAATTATAGTTAAGTTGATCTGTTTATACTACGAGGCGGAGCGGATCAGGTGCCGCTCTGCAGCCCTAGTCAGTAGCATCAAGGGTACTTccgcaaaagaaaaaagaaaaatcatCAAGGGTAGGGTGATATGCATTCTTGGGGAAGTTTTTTGCCTGGTAGGGGTCATCTTAGATAAGTTTGAGGAAAGCAGGCCATGGGTCATTCGGGAGACAGAAATGCTCTCTTCATTTGTCACATGGGCACTAAGATGAATTTGTCGAAATTCATACCAATCCAGTTCGAGCTGTAAATGCTTCAAGGATCTCTTTAGCAATCCCAGCTTTGTTTTGTGCAAACTTTTAACCGATATATGGTCATGAAGAACTCGGCAGATCATATGTTAGCATCCACAGTATGTATGTTCATTGTACATTAGAAATAGTGTTCTTAGAAACGTATAAAGTCTTAATTTGATAGGGGCAAGCATTCTAGCTGAAAGAAACGGAAATTGCTCTTATTACTGTTTCCAACTTTCAATACTCAGTGAAGACATACCTCTAATGTTAGCATTGGTGCTATGGTTTCAGGAAAGAGCTGTCAACTATTACAATGGCATGACAAAGGAGCAATTTGCAAATATGCAGAAGTTTATACAAGGCCGGAGTTCTAAAGCACCATCGAAGTTGTAGATGCGGTGCTCTGTGTGTATGTGCCTTTTTATTATATGGCTCCTTTTATTATAAAGCTTGTGGAAATGTCAAATTGCTACTCCTATTACTGGAAGACCCACGTTGTTTTACTTTGAAGTTTCTACTGTCATCACATTCCCCCCTTTTAGCTGCAGTAATGTTATCCGACATCTGACAAACGTCAGCTGGGAGGTAGATGACAGGTGAACACTTTCTTCTGGCAGTTTCGAATGATGGCAATTTTGAACAGAAAATGTGTTTTTCTGAAGAAGCTACCAgaagagatttgtgattaggaacctggttgatgttgaagatcctccccggcaacggcgccagaaattccttttgatgtctgctagaactacgtcggtatttccccaaagaagaagggatgatacagtatagcgacgataggtatttccctcagtgagaagaTTAAGGTTATCGAACAAGTAGAAGAACCttctcacaccacgtaaacagcacctgcacacaaataacaaatactcgcaacccgacgtgttaaagggttgtcaatccctttcgggtacgacgcttcaagataggcaaataacgtgaggtaaaaaaatggtagataggataaatagatcgcggaacaaataaattgcagcaaggtatatttttggtttaatagatctgaaaataaatacaaaggaaaatagatcgcaaagccaaatatgatgaaaagagacccagggctcgtaggtttcgctagtggtttctctcgagaaaaatagcaaacggtggaaaaacaattactgttgggattgatagaactttgaataatcatgacgatatccaggcaatgattattatataggcatcacgttcaagattagtagaccgactcctgcgtgcatctactactattactccatacatcgaccgctatccagcatgcatctagtatactccctccgtctaggtgtgtaaatcatcttacgaaaatcaaatattcccaaaacacttaggcgcggtgcattaaattctacctcgtttcttgtttcttgacatatcaaccaataagagatgtggggtgtgcatgcttttaatgacttgagactatcaaacacgacatgcagtggttagttcattgcatgcaatgctattaattagcaaatgaacattaagttctctcgttttctcctcctccttggtcacggtgcacaacctaagatgacttactcacctagacggaggaagtattaagttaatggagaaatggagtaatgcaataagaacgatgacatgatgtagacaagatctatctatgtagagatagaccctatcgttttatccttagtagcaatgatacatacgtgttggttccccttctgtcactgggatcataagatcgaacccactacaaagcaccttttcccattgcaagataaatagattaagttagccaaacaaaacccaaatattggggaagaaatacgaggctataagcaatcatgcatataagagatgaaagaagattcaaataactttcatggataaaaacatagatctgatcataaactcaaagttcatcggatcccaacaaacacaccgcaaaaaggcttacatcatatgaatctccaagagaccattgtattgataatcaagagagagagggagaggggaagccatctagctactaactacggactcataggtctacaaagaactactcacgcatcatcggagaggcaccaatggaagtggtgaacccctccgtgatggtgtctagactaGATCTGGtcgttctggactctgcggcggctggaattgattttcgtcgactcccctagggtttctggaatattggagtatttatagagcaaagaggcggttcagggggcacccaaggtgggcacaacccatcagggcgcacttgggcctcctggcgcgctctggtgggtgctgctccccttgaggcacccccaggtgcttccttggcccactggatgtcttttggcccaCAAAAATCCTTaagaagtttcgctgcgtttggactccgtttgatattgatttcctgcaatgtaaaaaacatgcagaaaacaacaactggcactggacactataccaataggttagtaccaaaaatgatataagatgactataaaataattgtaaaacattcaagaattataatataatagcatggaacaatcaaaaattatagaaacgttggagacgtatcagcatccgcaagcttaattcctgctcgtcctcgagtaggtagatgataaaaacaaaatctttgatgtggaatgctgcctaacatgttcatcacatctcttttctttatagcatggacatatggagttttatatgatgcaaagcaatagtctagttttgacatgaagactttaatactcaagcataccaacaagtaaccatgtatttcaaaatatcaaaattaaagcaagttatccctagcccattatgctcaatcattgatccattcatgaaacatacttgaatattagctacacccaatgctcaaatacgatcatagtgccccttagttggtgctttataagagaagatgaagacttaaattcaaaataaaaattgtataagtaaaagaaaggcccttcgcggagggaagtagggatttatagaggtgccaaagctcaaagcttaaattgagagataaaaatatttttgagaggcatatttttcccaccaacaaaaacaacTTAGAGATCttaatactttccatgctagatacatcataggcggtttctaaacagaaaataaagtttattcccttttccaccattactttcactttccatggctaaccgtatccacgggtgccctccataccaacactttccaagaaatttattatttgacaacataaaataaattcatttttcatttcgggactgggcatccctaatatctttgttgtactctcgtgcaatgacaagtgaataaacactcttcatgagaataacacatctagcatggaaaatattgatgATCCTTCACCGgctcgcgagcggtagagcacacaaaagagaaatttattttgaaaattagagatggcacatgcaaatttgcttagaacgacatgaaaataccgcatataggtaggtatagtggactcataaggcaaaactgatttaaaaggttttggatgcacaagtagtgatcatacttggtgcaaaatgaaggctagcaaaaagattgagaagcgaccaaccaaaaagtgaaaaatctcgtacccaagcattaagcataagtaacaccgaataatgcaccataagtaagatataaatttcattgtataactattgactttcatgctttcatagggaatcacaaaccataacatcaatattcttactaaagcacaattactcatcaacatgactaaggatggcaattttatccatggacatggatatccatggatatccgacccgaatggatagggtttggatatgcttttgtgtccatgggcggcgcccaaaccTGACCCGATTGTTtgtgggtagggcatggatataatcttgtacccatggatatacccaaacccgacccgatagtatgacttaatggggAAAAAAATCTTCTATACTTGCCCCACGTTCACATGTCCACTGCAATTTTACACTTTTttttatctaaaacatgcataagaaCTTACACAATCCCCATCGTAACTTTTATAAGTTGATAGTCAATCCCCTCCGTaacatactccaacaccccttcccttatttttatctccttcttaaatgactcgtcattctcatctgttagaaaaatactaaatgatcttaggttgttactggatgttgatttaccataagtgaagcctagcctgcCATGAGTtgaagaatggaagagtttatgttaatattgtgttaagtcttatttatatgtctcgatAGGACCAAATGGATATCCAGTggatatggatatccatcggatttggacatggacacaatttttcacccatggatttttcCATGGGCGGccaaagactgtcttcatggatatgaatatggatttgatattgttcaacccgatccaaacccgatccattgccatccttaaacatgactcacatatcatatcatcatatctcaaaaccattactaagaatcaagtttattttgtccaataatcttCATGAAAGGTTTTATTATATCTTCCttgtatatctatcactttgggactatttttatatgttgcttttgataagctcaaacaaatataagtgaagatcatgagcataatttttctttctctcaaactaatctaagtgaagcaagagagaatttcttaaaacttTATGAACttccaaataaatataagtgaagcatgagagcatttcttcaaaaataacaaaccataccgtgctcaaaaagatataagtgaagcactagagcaaatccatggctctaaaaatataagtgaagcacatgagcaagcatagcataacttttggctctctcaaaaaggtatgtccagcaaggattcaacacttaaaacataaagcaaaacaagcaaagactcatatcatacaagacgctccaagcaaaactcatattatgtgacgaataaaaatatagcttcaagtaaaataccgatggttgttagaagaaagcggggatgccactcggggcatccccaagcttagttgcttgctacttctttgaatattatcttggggtgcctcgggcatccccaagcttagccttttgctaatccttattccttcatccatcgtaagatcaccaaaaacttgaaatcttcaatcacacaaaactcaaacaaaatctttgtgagattcgttagtataagaaagcaaaccactactataagcactgttgcaaacctattcttattttgtttttgcattatatatactgtattctaacttttctatggcaaaaactcatcaaagaaaatcatagaatcatcaaaacaagcacacaaagcaaagaaaacagaatatgtcaaaaatagaacagtctgtagcaatatgaatatttcgaatatttctgtaactccaaaaattctaaactaaattggtggacatgagcaATTTTTCtactaatcttctgcaaaaataatcaactcaaaatcattcttatgttaaaaatgacaaataatctcgtgagcacaaaagtttctatttttcagcaagatcaaatcaactttcacccaaatcttcccaaaggccttgcttggcacaaacacttattaaaacacaaaaaacacaatcataacagtatcacaattgttctaacactcaagaaaagaaatcaaaaagcaaaaataaattttattcattgggttgcctcccaacaagcgctattgttttacgcccctagctaggcataatgcataggatctaagtgttgtcatattTGATTCTAGATCCATAAGTGCCCTCATGaatgattcatatggtggcctaattctttttctagggaagtgttccattcccttccttagtgtaaactgaaatttaatattgccttctttcatatcaatcacggcaccaatagtacgcaaaaacgatctaccaagtataattggacaagacggattgcaatcaatgtcaagaacaatACAATCTATgagcacataatttctatttgcaagaatacgaacatcattaattcttcccataggctttttaatagtagaatccgccaagtgcaaatttaaagagcattcttcaatgttggtaagaccaagcacatcaaataaagatttcggaattgtagaaacactagcatccaagtcacacaaagcaaaacactcataatttttaatcttgactttgatagtaggttcccactcatcatgcaattttctaggaattgaaacttctaattccaacttttcttcaaaagctttcatcatggcatcaacaatatgtttagtaaaagctttattttgttca is a genomic window containing:
- the LOC123092350 gene encoding probable enoyl-CoA hydratase 1, peroxisomal yields the protein MGATSPDSGDLILVEPARPGSKVAVVTINRPDALNALTRSMMISLASAFRRLDADDGVAAVVLAGRGRSFCAGVDLTAAEEVFKGDVNDPAANPVAQMELCRKPIVGAVAGFAVTAGFEIALACDLLVAGRSAKFLDTHAKFGIFPSWGLSQKLSRLIGPNRARQVSLACMPVTAEMAEKWGLANHIVEDSQVLSKAIEVAEAIVKNNRNLVVLYKSVINDGLQLDMKHARALEKERAVNYYNGMTKEQFANMQKFIQGRSSKAPSKL